The following proteins are encoded in a genomic region of Actinomadura sp. NAK00032:
- a CDS encoding glutamate ABC transporter substrate-binding protein, which yields MRATTTFTRAAAAAVLAASVLAGCGLGGTEKTSVAGKDSLVIGVKEDQPALGVKRPDGTYEGFDVDVATYIAGRLGVPKSRITWRTTNSSVREEALAKGTVDMIVATYSITPKRKMKVTFGGPYYVAHQDTFVRADAGAIRDVRDLKDKRICEVTGSNSWRRVIEERKVAAKPVTVGTYGACMDALAAGRLDAVSTDDLILAGFAAGRPGRMINAPFTDEKYGVGLKKGDLKGCEEVNRAITAMYQDGTAERLLTKWFGKSGLKLTTSVPQFEGCT from the coding sequence ATGCGCGCCACCACCACGTTCACCCGGGCCGCGGCCGCCGCCGTCCTGGCCGCCTCGGTGCTCGCGGGCTGCGGCCTCGGCGGCACCGAGAAGACGTCCGTGGCCGGCAAGGACTCGCTGGTCATCGGCGTGAAGGAGGACCAGCCTGCGCTCGGCGTCAAGCGCCCGGACGGGACGTACGAGGGCTTCGACGTCGACGTCGCCACCTACATCGCGGGGCGGCTCGGCGTCCCGAAGAGCCGCATCACGTGGCGGACGACGAACTCGTCCGTCCGCGAGGAGGCGCTCGCCAAGGGCACCGTCGACATGATCGTCGCGACGTACTCGATCACCCCGAAGCGCAAGATGAAGGTCACCTTCGGCGGGCCATACTACGTCGCCCACCAGGACACCTTCGTCCGCGCCGACGCCGGCGCGATCCGCGACGTCCGCGACCTGAAGGACAAGCGGATCTGCGAGGTGACCGGCTCCAACTCCTGGCGCCGCGTCATCGAGGAGCGCAAGGTCGCCGCGAAGCCGGTCACCGTGGGCACCTACGGCGCCTGCATGGACGCCCTCGCCGCCGGCCGGCTGGACGCGGTGTCGACCGACGACCTGATCCTCGCCGGGTTCGCCGCCGGCCGCCCCGGCCGCATGATCAACGCGCCGTTCACCGACGAGAAGTACGGCGTCGGCCTCAAGAAGGGCGACCTGAAGGGCTGCGAGGAGGTCAACCGCGCCATCACCGCGATGTACCAGGACGGCACCGCCGAGCGCCTGCTCACCAAGTGGTTCGGCAAGTCGGGCCTGAAGCTGACGACGAGCGTCCCCCAGTTCGAGGGCTGCACCTGA
- a CDS encoding STAS domain-containing protein — translation MDFDISLMRDDRCAVVRVQGDIDVVSRTRFEETLFEVVDTGEPMVVDMREVTFCDSTGLNALVAANRRAMERGSHIALVALPPRVQRVFRITGIDKFIPIFDTLREAIVSFPSTTTP, via the coding sequence ATGGACTTCGACATCAGCCTGATGCGCGACGACCGCTGCGCGGTCGTGCGCGTGCAGGGCGACATCGACGTGGTGTCACGGACGCGCTTCGAGGAGACCCTCTTCGAGGTCGTCGACACGGGCGAGCCGATGGTCGTCGACATGCGCGAGGTGACCTTCTGCGACTCGACGGGCCTGAACGCGCTCGTCGCCGCCAACCGCCGCGCGATGGAACGCGGCTCCCACATCGCGCTGGTGGCGCTGCCGCCGCGCGTCCAGCGGGTCTTCCGCATCACCGGGATCGACAAGTTCATCCCGATCTTCGACACGCTGCGCGAGGCGATCGTGTCGTTCCCGTCCACCACGACCCCCTGA
- a CDS encoding VWA domain-containing protein: MSGFPEFTVRVDQNAYLPAGGREMHAIVTVEARSSGGGGGGGGGGGGAGGAPAAEIILVDTSGSMSYRGKMAAAKRAARAAVNVLRDGVHFAVVAGANRPRMVYPQGERLIAADEASRRGAVNAIGRLEAAGGTAIGSWLRLAERLFAGHDDAVRHAILLTDGKNQHESEEELDAALAACTGKFLCDARGVGTDWEVAELRKITSALLGGFLDVPDPADLEADFLAMTRAAMGKEVADVAMRVWTPRQARLQFVKQMVPAVEDLTDRRVDSGAQTGDYPLGAWGSESREYHLCVEVPPGDIGRQMRAAGVRLLAGDQVLGSGNILAEWTDDEARSTAINRRVAHHTGQSELAEAIQEGLEARRRGDEDTATARLGRAVVLAREVGNEQISGLLGRVVDVVDEASGTVRLKRDVAKADEMSLDTRSVRTVRTRHGDEAGG; the protein is encoded by the coding sequence ATGAGCGGGTTTCCGGAGTTCACCGTCCGTGTGGACCAGAACGCCTACCTTCCGGCGGGCGGGCGGGAGATGCACGCGATCGTGACCGTGGAGGCGCGCTCGTCCGGCGGCGGCGGTGGAGGCGGTGGCGGAGGCGGCGGGGCCGGCGGCGCTCCGGCGGCGGAGATCATCCTCGTCGACACGTCGGGGTCGATGTCGTACCGGGGCAAGATGGCGGCGGCGAAGCGCGCCGCGCGGGCCGCGGTGAACGTGCTGCGGGACGGCGTGCACTTCGCGGTCGTCGCGGGCGCGAACCGGCCGCGGATGGTCTACCCGCAGGGGGAGCGGCTCATCGCGGCGGACGAGGCGTCCCGGCGCGGCGCGGTGAACGCGATCGGGCGGCTGGAGGCGGCCGGCGGGACGGCGATCGGGTCGTGGCTGCGGCTCGCCGAGCGGCTGTTCGCCGGGCACGACGACGCCGTCCGGCACGCGATCCTGCTGACCGACGGCAAGAACCAGCACGAGTCCGAGGAGGAGCTCGACGCGGCGCTGGCGGCGTGCACCGGGAAGTTCCTGTGCGACGCGCGGGGCGTCGGCACCGACTGGGAGGTCGCCGAGCTGCGCAAGATCACCTCGGCGCTGCTGGGCGGGTTCCTGGACGTCCCCGACCCCGCCGACCTGGAGGCCGACTTCCTGGCGATGACGCGCGCCGCGATGGGCAAGGAGGTCGCGGACGTCGCGATGCGCGTCTGGACCCCGCGGCAGGCGCGGCTCCAGTTCGTCAAGCAGATGGTCCCGGCCGTGGAGGACCTGACCGACCGCCGTGTGGACTCGGGCGCGCAGACGGGCGACTACCCGCTCGGCGCGTGGGGGAGCGAGTCCCGCGAGTACCACCTGTGCGTCGAGGTGCCGCCCGGCGACATCGGGCGGCAGATGCGGGCGGCGGGGGTGAGGCTCCTCGCGGGCGACCAGGTGCTCGGGTCCGGGAACATCCTCGCCGAGTGGACGGACGACGAGGCCCGCTCGACCGCGATCAACCGGCGGGTCGCGCACCACACCGGGCAGTCGGAGCTCGCGGAGGCGATCCAGGAGGGCCTGGAGGCGCGGCGCCGCGGCGACGAGGACACCGCGACCGCCCGGCTCGGCCGCGCGGTCGTGCTGGCGCGGGAGGTCGGGAACGAGCAGATCTCCGGCCTGCTCGGCCGGGTCGTGGACGTGGTGGACGAGGCGTCCGGCACCGTCCGGCTGAAGCGGGACGTGGCGAAGGCGGACGAGATGTCGCTCGACACCCGGTCCGTCCGGACCGTCCGAACCCGGCACGGCGACGAGGCGGGAGGCTGA
- a CDS encoding MarR family winged helix-turn-helix transcriptional regulator: MAKEDDGRIGVVAALVRSSFLVNAVYAESGREYGVTPQQGQLLCVLMSRSYGMSELGAMLRLAKSSLTGLVDRTERNGLVRREADPRDTRAVRVALTERGAELAEEFYTETCRRIDELPAGLSPQEREMLARLLGRVVLDNEAPLVFKEPDEGVSAV, translated from the coding sequence GTGGCTAAGGAAGATGATGGGCGGATCGGGGTCGTGGCCGCGCTCGTGCGGTCCTCGTTCCTGGTGAATGCGGTGTACGCGGAGTCGGGCCGGGAGTACGGGGTGACTCCGCAGCAGGGGCAGTTGCTCTGCGTGCTGATGTCGCGGTCGTACGGCATGAGCGAGCTGGGCGCGATGCTGCGGCTGGCCAAGTCGAGCCTCACCGGGCTGGTGGACCGCACCGAGCGGAACGGGCTGGTCAGGCGCGAGGCGGACCCTCGGGACACGCGCGCGGTGCGGGTCGCGCTGACCGAGCGGGGCGCGGAGCTGGCCGAGGAGTTCTACACCGAGACCTGCAGGCGGATCGACGAGCTGCCGGCGGGTCTCAGTCCGCAGGAGCGCGAGATGCTCGCCCGCCTGCTGGGGCGGGTCGTCCTCGACAATGAGGCCCCGCTGGTCTTCAAGGAACCGGACGAGGGGGTGTCGGCGGTGTGA
- a CDS encoding DUF6401 family natural product biosynthesis protein, with amino-acid sequence MNGDEALGLLVRDIGDAGVEEMAGSPGLAAAVDQHVAALRDELGAAGPDELMGYLTEFAEDAFNRGWWPHDPGDWEFVRIVAVCWMMRDVAG; translated from the coding sequence GTGAACGGTGACGAAGCGCTCGGCCTGCTCGTCCGCGACATCGGGGACGCCGGTGTCGAGGAGATGGCCGGCTCCCCGGGCCTCGCGGCCGCCGTCGACCAGCATGTGGCCGCGCTCCGCGACGAGCTGGGCGCCGCGGGCCCGGACGAGCTGATGGGGTACCTGACGGAGTTCGCGGAGGACGCCTTCAACCGGGGCTGGTGGCCGCACGATCCCGGTGACTGGGAGTTCGTCCGGATCGTGGCCGTCTGCTGGATGATGAGGGACGTTGCCGGCTGA
- a CDS encoding 1-acyl-sn-glycerol-3-phosphate acyltransferase yields the protein MFYTFMTRVVRPILWLLFRPRVVGGENVPAYGPLIVASNHLSFIDSFIIPLAVPRPVTYIAKADYFEGGGLKKGFVRWFLTNLGHVPVRRGARRAAMGALEQAAEVLDNAGAFAIYPEGTRSPDGRLYRGRTGVGWLVLESGARVLPVALEGTEKIQPIGAGFPRVFGPRPTVRIGPPMDFSHYRDLPPAKARRAITDEIVETIQKMSGQDYAAEYNDRAEQT from the coding sequence GTGTTCTACACGTTCATGACGCGGGTCGTGCGTCCGATCCTCTGGCTGCTGTTCCGGCCCCGGGTGGTCGGCGGCGAGAACGTGCCGGCCTACGGGCCGCTGATCGTGGCGAGCAACCACCTGTCGTTCATCGACAGCTTCATCATCCCGCTCGCGGTGCCGCGCCCGGTCACCTACATCGCCAAGGCCGACTACTTCGAGGGCGGCGGGCTGAAGAAGGGCTTCGTCCGCTGGTTCCTCACCAACCTCGGGCACGTCCCGGTCCGCCGCGGCGCCCGCCGCGCCGCGATGGGCGCGCTGGAACAGGCCGCCGAGGTCCTCGACAACGCCGGCGCGTTCGCGATCTACCCGGAGGGCACCCGCTCCCCGGACGGCCGCCTCTACCGCGGCCGGACGGGCGTCGGCTGGCTCGTCCTGGAGTCCGGCGCCCGCGTCCTGCCGGTCGCCCTGGAGGGCACCGAGAAGATCCAGCCCATCGGCGCCGGGTTCCCGCGCGTCTTCGGCCCCCGCCCCACCGTGCGGATCGGCCCCCCGATGGACTTCTCCCACTACCGCGACCTGCCGCCCGCCAAGGCCCGCCGCGCCATCACCGACGAGATCGTCGAGACCATCCAGAAGATGTCCGGCCAGGACTACGCGGCCGAGTACAACGACCGAGCCGAACAAACCTGA
- a CDS encoding NUDIX domain-containing protein, whose translation MSVPRLAVSVDLVVLTVREQRLCALMWRRDRAPYDGAWSLPGGFIQLDEDLPVAASRLMAERAGLADVRIHLEQLATYGYPDRDPRQRVVSVAYLGLAPDLPASSRAQVLWTAVDELVHRDQAAFDHRRILCDGMERARAKLEYTSLAAAFCPPEFTVAELRRVYEIVWGTSLDPRNFHRKVTGADRFLIPTDRTTTRDGGRPARLYRRGDATQLRPPMLRPRA comes from the coding sequence ATGTCCGTGCCCCGGCTCGCCGTCTCCGTCGATCTTGTCGTGCTCACCGTGCGGGAGCAGCGCCTGTGCGCGCTGATGTGGCGGCGGGACCGGGCGCCCTATGACGGAGCGTGGTCGCTGCCGGGCGGTTTCATCCAGCTCGACGAGGACCTGCCGGTCGCCGCGTCCCGGCTGATGGCGGAGCGGGCCGGGCTCGCGGACGTGCGCATCCACCTGGAGCAGCTCGCCACCTACGGCTACCCCGACCGCGACCCCCGGCAGCGGGTCGTGAGCGTCGCCTACCTGGGGCTGGCGCCCGACCTGCCCGCGTCCAGCCGGGCCCAGGTGCTGTGGACGGCCGTGGACGAGCTCGTCCACCGCGACCAGGCCGCGTTCGACCACCGGCGGATCCTGTGCGACGGGATGGAGCGGGCGCGGGCGAAGCTGGAGTACACCTCGCTCGCCGCGGCGTTCTGCCCGCCCGAGTTCACCGTCGCCGAGCTGCGCCGCGTCTACGAGATCGTGTGGGGCACCAGCCTCGACCCGCGCAACTTCCACCGGAAGGTCACCGGCGCCGACCGGTTCCTCATCCCCACCGACCGGACCACGACGCGCGACGGCGGCCGTCCCGCCCGGCTGTACCGGCGCGGCGACGCCACGCAGCTCCGCCCGCCGATGCTGCGTCCCAGGGCTTGA
- the hisC gene encoding histidinol-phosphate transaminase codes for MSEANTPRFRSVLDRFVAYKPGKVVVSPEGRSYKLSSNESPHGPLPSVVDAIAEAARNVNRYPDNNATALTEEIAAFCGVPADHVAVGCGSVGMTQMLLEAVAEPGAEVVYAWRSFEAYPLLVSLSGATGVQVPLKDETHDLEAMADAITDRTRLIFVCNPNNPTGTIVRRARLEAFLDRVPADCLVVLDEAYREYIRDDEVPDGLTLRGDRPNLAVLRTFSKAYGLAGLRIGYLVAHPDVAGAIRKTFLPFSVNSVAQAAGVASLRATDELMERVEGTVKERDRVRGALLADGWTVPPTEANFVWLRLGDRTMEFSDACDAYGVSVRPFDGEGARVSIGSPEENDAFLTVARAFPHRN; via the coding sequence GTGTCCGAGGCAAACACTCCGCGCTTCCGCTCCGTCCTCGACCGGTTCGTGGCTTACAAGCCCGGCAAGGTCGTGGTGTCGCCCGAGGGCCGCTCGTACAAGCTGTCGTCCAACGAGTCGCCGCACGGCCCGCTGCCGTCGGTCGTGGACGCGATCGCCGAGGCGGCCCGGAACGTCAACCGCTACCCCGACAACAACGCGACCGCGCTGACGGAGGAGATCGCCGCGTTCTGCGGCGTCCCCGCCGACCACGTCGCGGTCGGCTGCGGTTCGGTCGGGATGACGCAGATGCTGCTGGAGGCCGTCGCCGAGCCGGGCGCCGAGGTCGTGTACGCGTGGCGGTCGTTCGAGGCGTACCCCCTCCTCGTGTCGCTGTCGGGCGCGACGGGCGTCCAGGTGCCGCTGAAGGACGAGACGCACGACCTGGAGGCGATGGCCGACGCGATCACCGACCGCACCCGGCTGATCTTCGTCTGCAACCCGAACAACCCGACGGGCACGATCGTCCGGCGCGCCCGGCTGGAGGCGTTCCTCGACCGCGTCCCCGCCGACTGCCTGGTGGTGCTGGACGAGGCGTACCGCGAGTACATCCGCGACGACGAGGTGCCGGACGGCCTCACCCTGCGCGGCGACCGCCCGAACCTCGCCGTCCTCCGCACGTTCTCCAAGGCGTACGGGCTCGCGGGCCTGCGCATCGGCTACCTCGTCGCGCACCCGGACGTGGCGGGCGCGATCCGCAAGACGTTCCTGCCGTTCAGCGTGAACTCCGTCGCCCAGGCCGCCGGCGTCGCGTCGCTGAGGGCCACCGACGAACTGATGGAGCGCGTCGAGGGCACGGTGAAGGAGCGCGACCGCGTCCGGGGCGCCCTGCTCGCCGACGGCTGGACGGTCCCGCCGACCGAGGCGAACTTCGTCTGGCTGCGCCTCGGCGACCGGACGATGGAGTTCTCCGACGCCTGCGACGCCTACGGCGTGAGCGTCCGCCCGTTCGACGGCGAAGGCGCCCGCGTCTCCATCGGCTCCCCGGAGGAGAACGACGCCTTCCTGACCGTCGCCAGGGCCTTCCCCCACCGCAACTAG
- a CDS encoding transposase, protein MLGHVDSPGSVGGGRYGRCVSRYRLCPTPAQEAGLLEHCSHARFVWNLAVEQQAWWTPRRGPAPGYAAQARQLTEARAAFGWLAAGSQTVQQQALRDFAQAMANFFAGTHRRPTWRKAGVHEGFRIVGVRGRAWDVRRLGRRTGEVRVPKVGWVRFRWSSPVPPGVKSFRMTRDRAGRWHVAFATIPDPVPAPGNGEAVGVDRGVAVSAALSTGQTSTVPGLTPGEAERLHRLLRRLARANPGSNRRARVKAAIAGLRAREADRRKDWVEKTSTDLARRFDLIAVEDLNIAGMTRSARGTIDAPGTGVRAKAGLNRSILAAGWGRLVTRLEHKAPGRVVRVDPRYTSQTCNACGHRAPDNRESQAVFRCVACGHRANADINAARNIKDTAVGRTVAARGGRAMARPVNREPQPALLPS, encoded by the coding sequence ATGCTCGGGCACGTTGACTCTCCGGGTTCTGTCGGTGGCGGTCGGTACGGTCGGTGCGTGTCCCGGTACCGGCTGTGCCCGACCCCTGCCCAGGAGGCTGGGCTGCTGGAGCACTGCTCGCATGCCCGGTTCGTATGGAATTTGGCTGTGGAGCAGCAGGCATGGTGGACGCCTCGGCGGGGTCCGGCGCCGGGGTATGCCGCGCAGGCCCGGCAGTTGACCGAGGCTCGTGCCGCGTTCGGGTGGCTGGCGGCCGGTTCGCAGACAGTGCAGCAGCAGGCGCTTCGGGACTTCGCGCAGGCGATGGCGAACTTCTTCGCGGGCACGCACCGGCGTCCGACGTGGCGTAAGGCCGGGGTGCACGAGGGTTTCCGGATCGTCGGGGTGCGCGGCCGTGCGTGGGATGTGCGGCGGCTGGGCCGCCGCACCGGTGAGGTGCGGGTCCCCAAAGTGGGCTGGGTGCGGTTCCGCTGGTCCAGCCCCGTCCCGCCCGGGGTGAAATCGTTCCGAATGACCCGCGACCGCGCCGGACGCTGGCACGTCGCATTCGCCACGATCCCCGACCCGGTGCCCGCGCCCGGTAACGGTGAGGCGGTCGGTGTGGATCGGGGCGTGGCCGTGTCCGCCGCGTTGTCCACCGGCCAGACCAGCACCGTGCCGGGCCTGACGCCGGGTGAGGCCGAGCGGCTGCACCGGCTGCTGCGCCGCCTGGCCCGTGCGAACCCGGGTTCGAACCGCCGTGCCCGCGTCAAGGCCGCCATAGCCGGGCTCAGAGCACGTGAGGCCGACCGCCGCAAGGACTGGGTGGAGAAGACCTCGACGGATCTGGCGCGCCGCTTCGACCTGATCGCCGTCGAGGACCTCAACATCGCCGGGATGACCCGGTCGGCCCGCGGCACCATCGACGCACCCGGCACCGGGGTTCGGGCCAAGGCCGGGCTCAACCGCTCGATCCTCGCGGCGGGGTGGGGCCGGCTCGTCACCCGGCTGGAACACAAGGCACCCGGACGCGTCGTCCGAGTCGACCCGCGTTACACGTCGCAGACCTGCAACGCCTGCGGGCACCGCGCCCCGGACAACCGCGAGAGCCAAGCGGTGTTCCGATGCGTCGCCTGCGGGCACCGGGCCAACGCCGACATCAACGCCGCCCGCAACATCAAAGACACCGCCGTGGGACGCACGGTGGCCGCGCGGGGAGGCAGGGCGATGGCCCGGCCGGTGAACCGCGAACCTCAACCTGCTCTCCTGCCTTCGTAG
- a CDS encoding FHA domain-containing protein — protein MPVCPNGHTSADGRYCDVCGDAIPAPPSAPAPSAPAPSAADPAEPPVCPHCGTPRSGRFCEADGYDFDTGTLYTVELSIDRAARAVPLVPQPRTGSAPAVSSWPSALVAADRAYFDAVLAEMGPDAAGLTFPPYCPERRVPLRGGQVRIGRRSASRGLLPEIDLGAPPEDPGVSHLHAVLLAQPDGSWNLVDPGSTNGTTVNGGTEPIPVNVPVPMRDGDRIHVGAWTTITLSLQEGPP, from the coding sequence ATGCCGGTCTGCCCGAACGGGCACACGTCCGCGGACGGTCGGTACTGCGACGTCTGCGGCGACGCCATCCCCGCCCCGCCGTCAGCCCCCGCGCCGTCAGCCCCCGCGCCGTCAGCCGCCGACCCGGCCGAGCCGCCGGTGTGCCCGCACTGCGGGACGCCCCGCTCGGGCCGCTTCTGCGAGGCCGACGGCTACGACTTCGACACCGGCACCCTCTATACGGTCGAGCTGTCGATCGACCGCGCGGCGCGGGCGGTGCCGCTGGTGCCGCAGCCCCGCACCGGCAGCGCCCCGGCCGTGTCGTCATGGCCGTCGGCGCTGGTCGCGGCGGACCGCGCCTACTTCGACGCGGTCCTCGCCGAGATGGGGCCGGACGCTGCGGGCCTGACGTTCCCGCCGTACTGCCCGGAGCGCCGCGTCCCGCTGCGCGGCGGGCAGGTCCGGATCGGGCGGCGCAGCGCGTCCCGCGGGCTCCTCCCGGAGATCGACCTGGGCGCGCCGCCCGAAGACCCCGGCGTGTCGCATCTGCACGCCGTCCTGCTGGCGCAGCCGGACGGCTCCTGGAACCTCGTCGACCCCGGTTCGACGAACGGCACCACGGTGAACGGCGGGACCGAGCCGATCCCGGTGAACGTGCCGGTGCCGATGCGTGACGGCGACCGCATCCATGTGGGCGCTTGGACGACCATCACGCTGTCCTTGCAGGAGGGCCCGCCATGA
- a CDS encoding NAD(P)/FAD-dependent oxidoreductase — MSRTVAVVGGGYGGAAVAKALESEADVVLIDPRDAFVNAAASLRALTRPDWAANMFFPFETLLTEGRLVRDRAVSVDPGGVALASGGRVDADYIVLATGSSYAYPAKPGSDSIDEALDDLRRTHKELRQAGRVLILGAGPVGLELAGEIKNVWPGKHVTIADPAAELLPGFQPEVVDDLRGQLDARGIDLRLGTGLTAPPSTGAGQAGAFTVTTTGGDEIAADIWFRAFGVSTNSDYLADGRLTARDAQGRVPVTEFLNVKGHEHVYAVGDITDVAEAKMAGYAMQHAEVVAKNILGQLNGAPPAASYQPLPYPMIMLPLGPDGGVAQLPSPDGPFVAPPAMVAEYKGADLFTGRFIGQFGPTA; from the coding sequence ATGAGCCGTACAGTCGCGGTCGTCGGTGGAGGCTACGGGGGCGCAGCGGTCGCCAAGGCGCTGGAGTCCGAGGCGGACGTCGTCCTCATCGACCCCCGGGACGCGTTCGTCAACGCGGCGGCGTCGCTGCGGGCGCTGACGCGGCCCGACTGGGCCGCCAACATGTTCTTCCCCTTCGAGACGCTGCTCACCGAAGGCCGGCTGGTCCGCGACCGCGCGGTGTCGGTCGACCCCGGCGGCGTCGCGCTGGCCTCCGGCGGCCGTGTCGACGCGGACTACATCGTGCTGGCCACCGGCTCCAGCTACGCGTACCCCGCCAAGCCCGGCTCCGACTCGATCGACGAGGCGCTGGACGATCTGCGCCGGACGCACAAGGAGCTGCGCCAGGCGGGCCGCGTGCTGATCCTCGGGGCGGGGCCGGTCGGCCTGGAACTGGCGGGTGAGATCAAGAACGTCTGGCCCGGCAAGCACGTGACCATCGCGGACCCGGCCGCCGAACTGCTCCCGGGATTCCAGCCCGAGGTGGTCGACGATCTGCGCGGCCAGCTCGACGCCCGGGGCATCGACCTGCGGCTCGGCACCGGGCTCACGGCGCCGCCGAGCACCGGGGCCGGGCAGGCCGGAGCGTTCACCGTCACGACCACCGGCGGGGACGAGATCGCCGCCGACATCTGGTTCCGCGCCTTCGGGGTGAGCACCAACAGCGACTACCTCGCCGACGGCAGGCTCACGGCGCGCGACGCGCAGGGGCGGGTCCCGGTGACCGAGTTCCTCAACGTCAAGGGGCACGAGCACGTCTACGCGGTCGGCGACATCACCGATGTGGCCGAGGCCAAGATGGCCGGCTACGCGATGCAGCACGCGGAGGTCGTCGCCAAGAACATCCTCGGGCAGCTGAACGGCGCGCCGCCCGCGGCCTCCTACCAGCCGCTGCCGTACCCGATGATCATGCTGCCGCTCGGGCCGGACGGCGGCGTCGCGCAGCTGCCCTCACCTGACGGGCCGTTCGTCGCGCCGCCCGCGATGGTCGCGGAGTACAAGGGCGCCGACCTGTTCACCGGCCGCTTCATCGGCCAGTTCGGCCCCACCGCCTGA
- a CDS encoding flotillin family protein has translation MPVLAVAIGVAVAVIVLIILFKMVWRVAEPNEALIISGLGAKSKPIDGVDSLGFKIVTGKGTSVLPGFQVSRRLQLDSRAANLEVSCVTQQGIPVKVRGVVIYKVGDDLVSIANAARRFLEQQSSMDGAIHELFTGHLRSIIGNLTVEDLILNRERLTSETRSSAADEMSKLGLVVDSLQIQEIDDETGYITNLGRPHAAKVAAAARIAEAERNQEATEREQETERQNAAVIRDTEMKKAEYEGQVQQAAQQARQEVILKETRNAELEAERTEKRLESEVRKPADAKAYEQVKLAEAEREERISYAQAAATEVQLKAQRESEAIRLLGEAEADATRQKGLAEAEAIKARGEALAKNTDAVIAQQLAEQWPQIVEAGAGVFGNVDNMVVLNGAEGVEDMLAKALTLGGTGLGVARQLLANLNTQPAANGHNGPAPAVPAVEVPKED, from the coding sequence ATGCCCGTGCTCGCCGTGGCGATCGGCGTCGCCGTCGCCGTCATCGTGTTGATCATCTTGTTCAAGATGGTCTGGCGGGTCGCCGAGCCGAACGAGGCTCTGATCATTTCCGGGCTCGGCGCCAAGTCCAAGCCGATCGACGGCGTGGACAGCCTCGGATTCAAGATCGTGACCGGCAAGGGGACGTCCGTCCTGCCCGGCTTCCAGGTGTCGCGGCGGCTGCAGCTCGACAGCCGCGCCGCCAACCTCGAAGTGAGCTGCGTGACGCAGCAGGGCATCCCGGTCAAGGTGCGCGGCGTGGTCATCTACAAGGTCGGCGACGACCTGGTCTCGATCGCGAACGCGGCGCGGCGGTTCCTGGAGCAGCAGTCGTCCATGGACGGCGCGATCCACGAGCTGTTCACCGGTCACCTGCGCTCCATCATCGGCAACCTCACCGTCGAGGACCTGATCCTCAACCGCGAGCGCCTCACGTCCGAGACGCGCAGCTCCGCGGCCGACGAGATGAGCAAGCTCGGGCTGGTCGTCGACTCCCTGCAGATCCAGGAGATCGACGACGAGACCGGCTACATCACCAACCTGGGCCGTCCGCACGCCGCGAAGGTCGCCGCCGCCGCCCGCATCGCCGAGGCCGAGCGCAACCAGGAGGCCACCGAGCGGGAGCAGGAGACCGAGCGGCAGAACGCCGCGGTCATCCGCGACACCGAGATGAAGAAGGCCGAGTACGAGGGCCAGGTGCAGCAGGCCGCGCAGCAGGCCCGGCAGGAGGTCATCCTCAAGGAGACCCGCAACGCCGAGCTGGAGGCCGAGCGCACCGAGAAGCGGCTGGAGAGCGAGGTCCGCAAGCCGGCGGACGCCAAGGCGTACGAGCAGGTGAAGCTGGCCGAGGCCGAGCGCGAGGAGCGCATCTCCTACGCGCAGGCCGCGGCGACCGAGGTCCAGCTGAAGGCGCAGCGGGAGTCGGAGGCCATCCGGCTGCTCGGTGAGGCCGAGGCGGACGCGACCCGCCAGAAGGGCCTCGCCGAGGCCGAGGCGATCAAGGCCCGCGGGGAGGCGCTGGCGAAGAACACCGACGCCGTCATCGCGCAGCAGCTCGCCGAGCAGTGGCCGCAGATCGTCGAGGCCGGCGCGGGCGTGTTCGGCAACGTCGACAACATGGTCGTGCTGAACGGCGCCGAGGGCGTCGAGGACATGCTCGCCAAGGCCCTGACGCTCGGCGGCACCGGCCTCGGCGTGGCGCGGCAGCTGCTCGCCAACCTGAACACCCAGCCCGCCGCCAACGGCCACAACGGCCCGGCCCCGGCGGTCCCGGCCGTAGAGGTCCCCAAGGAGGACTGA